GGGGATTGAATTTATTGATGGGGGTGTGCGGAAGAAACAAGACTTGGTTACCATTTTCGAAGGTGACGACTGCTATCTGAAATTATTGGACGATGTTTTTCGCACCTTGGCCAAATCAAAGGGCGAAGTCCTTTTTAGCGGATCAGATGAAACGCGATCCCCGCCGGAAGTCATTGAAAAACTGCGTGCCATTCGCCGCTCTGGCATACGTATGCGCTCACTGGTCATGGAAAATGACACCTATTTAATGGGGAGTTTGGGCGAGTATCGGTATATGCCCAAATCCGTTTTCGTCGACAGCGACGTCAAAGTTATTTTCGGTGACTGCATCGCTTATCTCGTAAGCTGGAAAGACGTTTGGAAGGTTATCATCCTTCGAGAGCCATCAATTTCCGCCGAAGCCACAAGGATTTTTGAGTTTTTCTGGTCTGTTGGACAAATTCCGACAACCTCCACAGCAGAGATTCTGTATGAGGAGAAAACCCAATGATGAAGGTTGCCCCCAAAAGCCTTTCCATCTGGAAAGAGTACAAAACCGCCTGCGTTGGCATTAGCATGCACAGCGAGAACCATGTTGGCGAAGCGTTGCATGGCATGTTGAATTGGGTTCAAGAAAATTTTGAGAACTGTATTCTCGATTTCTCTGACCTCCTGTATCGGCACAACTATATTTCGGCGGGATACAGCCCTGAAGTTGCATTTAAACTATCCCAAGAAGACGGGAGCAAATGGCTCCGCAATAACATGGATATAATCCAATCTATATCCATACCGACCAAAATTATACATTGGCAGACATGGCTGAATCATCCGGACTTCATCCCAAATCTTAATCAGTTCCGCCATGCGTATAACACGCAACCGGCATTCCGCGACGCCTTACTGGGTGACGTATCAAAATTTTATAAGCGGAAAAATTCTGAACCGTCATCGGGTATCGAAAGCATAGAGAATTCTGTTGAATACATGCTGGAAGAGCTGGCAGCACACTCTATCCTTTACACAGAGCACCCATCTGCCGTCATTTATCCAGGCAAGCAACACGAATCCTTTAAAATGGTTCGCGCCGGACAAGTTGCCTCTGTTCCGCAAGGCATCAAGAATTCAAAATATGTACGCATGATCGTCTATAATTTTGACAGCAAATGTACACACACCCCTGATGTACGCGGGGCCGAGACGTGCTTGATTAGTCAAGCCGCATAAAATATCTCTAAAACTAGCCCCTAATTCCCCACAAAAACATAACGCACTGGCGTGACATGATTTTCCTGTCACGCCATTTCTTTTGTTTTTTATGACGTTGACGTCAATGCGATATGCGCCACGTTAGTCACGACGTTAAAGCCAGCATGGAGAAGGCCCATGATTCATCTTGGCCCCGATGCGCCGGGCATCATTTTGTTTTCATCCAGTCTCAGCGCCATCATCGCATTCGGCACCGTGATGGCCTTGTGCATGACCATGGCTTTGGAACCCCTCGCCCCGCTGCGTGGGGAGGATGGACGGCCGGACCCAAGCGTGACGATCCCGCAGGACCTGCCGGAGACAACGTTGAAGTTATATTGATGTTTGGGAAGAGAGGGTGGTGACTGCTCAGGGATTCGAACCCTGGGCCTACTGATTAAAAGTCAGTTGCTCTACCGGCTGAGCTAAGCAGTCTTACCCGTTGCGAACGCCCCGTAGTGGCTGGGTGCGTATATTAGGCCGATGCAAAATATGAATACATGGGCCCTTCGTCAAGGTTTCTTTTCAAAACAATCCCAAAGAACTGCATTTTTTTTGAAAATATTGGAATCTTTGGGATTTTTCAGCCCCACAGCCCCACCCATACGGGGCGGAGCCGTGGCCCAAAGGCTATTTCAGGCCGAATTTGGCCTTCATCCGGGATTCGACATTGGGCGTCACCACACCCGATACATCCCCACCCAGCGAGCAGATTTCCTTCACAAAGGACGAGGATACGAACTGCCACTTGTCCGAGGCCATCAAAAACACGGTTTCAATGTCCGGGTTCAGCTTGGCGTTCATACCCGTCATCTGGAATTCGAATTCAAAATCCGACACGGCGCGCAAGCCCCGGATAATGCACGATGCCCCAACGTCACTGGCGAAATCAATCAACAGATTGCTGAACGGTCGTATTTCAATCTCGCAATATTTATCATGCATATTGGCGATATCGGTTTTCACCAGATCAATCCGTTCATCAATGGTGAATAACGGCCCTTTGCGTACGTTCCCGGCCACGCCGATAATCAAACGGTCCACCATCTTGCTGGCGCGTTGAATAATGTGCAGATGCCCCTTGGTCAGCGGATCAAACGTGCCGGGGTAAACGCCGACGCGGTGTTTGCTATCCAGATCTTGGGTCATTTGCTTGTTCCTTTCAGATTCATTCCCATGTAACGCACAGCCCCCAGGCCATCGCGCCACGCCCCATCACGAAGGAAATTGGGGAACACGATGTCCACCGCCTGTAATTCCTCGTGGGTGAAAAAACGCACTTCTTCAACCGCACCGCCCTGGTCTACCCAGCCATCCTGAACCGCGCCGGATTCAATGGCACAGATGAAATGGACCTGTAACGTGTGAAACGTTTCAGCAGCGTCATAATATTCGGATACGGCATACATATCGCCGACAGAAACGATCAGCCCCGTTTCCTCATACACCTCACGTCGGACGCAGGTTTTAATATCCTCGCCCAGATCGGCCCGCCCACCCGGCAGGGTCCAAAACGTGCCATCGCCATCCCCGCGCACCAAAAGCAGACGGCCCCGATCAACGATCAGGGCCCGTCCGGCAACTTGTGGCGCGGTGTATTTCGCCATTATTCCTCAACCGGTGCGTCGGTATCGTTGGCCGGAGCCGCGGCGTCACCATCGATGGCGGCATCGTCCCCTTCCTCACGGATCAACCAGGCGACGGAGACGACTTTTTCACCCTCCGAAACCTTGAACAGGGTCACGCCCTGGGCGCTGCGGCCCGTGAAGCGGACGTCATGGACCGGCATGCGGATCAATTGGCCCGCATCGGACACCAGCATCACTTCGTGTTCGTCCGTGACCGGGAATGTGGCGATCATTTCCCCGCCATTCTTCGCCGTCAGGGACATGTTGGTCACACCCTGACCACCACGACCGGACAAACGGTATTCATAGGCCGATGTCCGTTTACCAAAGCCCTTGGCCGTCACGGTCAGCAGGAATTGTTCTTTTTCCTGCAATTCCTTGAAACGGGCCTCGGACAAGTCGATGTCGCCACCTTCAAATTCCACGCCCTCTTCGTCCGCGCCACGCAATTTGTTGGCCATCTTCAGATAGGCCGTGCGTTCGTCGGCGGTCGCCTCAACATGGGTCAGGATGGACATGGAGATAACTTCGTCATCATCCTTGGCCAATTTCACGCCGCGCACACCGGTCGATGTCCGGCCCGAGAAGACGCGAACGTCATCAACGGGGAAGCGGATGGCCTTGCCCAGACGGGTGGCCAGCAGGATATCGTCGTCTTCGCGTGCGATTTTGACGGAGATCAGCTTCTCGCCCTCTTCCTCCAGCTTCATGGCAATCAGGCCATTGGAGCGGATGGAGCGGAAATCGGACAATTTGTTCCGGCGGACGTTGCCCTTGCTGGTCGCAAAGATAATATCCATCGTATCCCAGATTTCTTCATCTTCCGGCAGACGCATGATGACGGAGATATTCTCCCCCTCCTCCAGCGGCAGCATGTTGATGAGAGCCTTGCCCCGGGCCTGCGGCGTGCCCAGCGGCAATTGCCAGACCTTCAGCTTGTGCACGATCCCACGGCTGGTGAAGCAGAGCAACGGCGTGTGGGTCGAGGCCACGAACAGATCGGTTACGAAATCTTCGTCTTTCAGGCCCGTACCGCTGCGCCCCTTGCCACCACGGCGTTGCGCGCGATAGGTGTCCAGCGGAACGCGTTTGGCGTAACCGCTGTTGGTGATGGTCACCACCATTTCCTCACGCTGGATCAGATCTTCGATATCTTCTTCGAATTCCGCGTTGACGATTTCCGTGCGGCGCGGCGTGCCGAATTTGGTTTTCACCTCGATCAATTCGTTGGTCAGAACGGCCAACAATTTTTCACGGCTGCCCAAAATGGCCAGATATTCGGCGATGGCATCGGTGATTTCTTTCAATTCATCGCCGATTTTGTCGCGTTCCAGACCGGTCAAACGGTGCAGGCGCAGGTCCAGAATGGCTTTCGCCTGAACTTCGGACATTTGGTATGTCCCGGCACCATCGACCAGATATTCCGGATCGTCGATCAACGCGATCAACGGGGCGACATCGCCCGCCGGCCAGCGCTTGGACAACAGTTTTTCTTTGGCTTCCGCCGGGTTCGGGGCGTTACGGATCACAGCGATGATTTCATCGATGTTCGCAACGGCCACAGCCAGACCGGCCAAAACGTGCGCCCGGTCACGGGCCTTGCCCAGTTCGTAAATTGTGCGGCGTGTAATGACCTCTTCGCGGAATTTCACGAAGGCGGAAATAAAATCGCGCAACAGCAAGGTTTGCGGGCGGCCATGGTTCAGGGCCACCATGTTGCACGGGAATGATGTTTGCAGTTGGGTATGTTTGTACAGCTGGTTCAAAACAACATCGGCGATGGCGTTTTTCTTCAGCTCGATAACAATACGAACACCGTCGCGGTCGGATTCATCACGAATTTCCGCCATGTCTTCAACGATTTTTTCGCGACCCACTTCGCCCAGGCGTTCGAGCAAGCGGCCCTTGTTCACCTGATACGGCACTTCGTGCACGATGATGGCTTCGCGTTTGTCGCGCATATCCTCAATCGAGCATTTCGC
The genomic region above belongs to Micavibrio aeruginosavorus EPB and contains:
- a CDS encoding helix-turn-helix transcriptional regulator: MAITADQIRAARALKNWSQADLAERVDMATPSIGNIESGKHNPTPQTQAAIIEAFEDAGIEFIDGGVRKKQDLVTIFEGDDCYLKLLDDVFRTLAKSKGEVLFSGSDETRSPPEVIEKLRAIRRSGIRMRSLVMENDTYLMGSLGEYRYMPKSVFVDSDVKVIFGDCIAYLVSWKDVWKVIILREPSISAEATRIFEFFWSVGQIPTTSTAEILYEEKTQ
- a CDS encoding tRNA-dependent cyclodipeptide synthase, whose amino-acid sequence is MMKVAPKSLSIWKEYKTACVGISMHSENHVGEALHGMLNWVQENFENCILDFSDLLYRHNYISAGYSPEVAFKLSQEDGSKWLRNNMDIIQSISIPTKIIHWQTWLNHPDFIPNLNQFRHAYNTQPAFRDALLGDVSKFYKRKNSEPSSGIESIENSVEYMLEELAAHSILYTEHPSAVIYPGKQHESFKMVRAGQVASVPQGIKNSKYVRMIVYNFDSKCTHTPDVRGAETCLISQAA
- the coaD gene encoding pantetheine-phosphate adenylyltransferase, with product MTQDLDSKHRVGVYPGTFDPLTKGHLHIIQRASKMVDRLIIGVAGNVRKGPLFTIDERIDLVKTDIANMHDKYCEIEIRPFSNLLIDFASDVGASCIIRGLRAVSDFEFEFQMTGMNAKLNPDIETVFLMASDKWQFVSSSFVKEICSLGGDVSGVVTPNVESRMKAKFGLK
- a CDS encoding NUDIX domain-containing protein, translating into MAKYTAPQVAGRALIVDRGRLLLVRGDGDGTFWTLPGGRADLGEDIKTCVRREVYEETGLIVSVGDMYAVSEYYDAAETFHTLQVHFICAIESGAVQDGWVDQGGAVEEVRFFTHEELQAVDIVFPNFLRDGAWRDGLGAVRYMGMNLKGTSK
- the gyrA gene encoding DNA gyrase subunit A, producing MTDTATQDPILPTVSLEDEMKKSYLDYAMSVIVSRALPDVRDGLKPVHRRIFFAMKEGGYTSDKSYKKSARIVGDVMGKYHPHGDSAIYEAMVRMAQDFSLRLPLIDGQGNFGSMDGDPAAAMRYTEARLAKPAEALLDDIDKDTVEFRPNYDESTLEPTVLPARVPNLLVNGAGGIAVGMATNIPPHNLGEVIDACCAYVENPDVTTEDLMAHIHGPDFPTGAQILGRMGIKSAYMTGNGSIMMRAKCSIEDMRDKREAIIVHEVPYQVNKGRLLERLGEVGREKIVEDMAEIRDESDRDGVRIVIELKKNAIADVVLNQLYKHTQLQTSFPCNMVALNHGRPQTLLLRDFISAFVKFREEVITRRTIYELGKARDRAHVLAGLAVAVANIDEIIAVIRNAPNPAEAKEKLLSKRWPAGDVAPLIALIDDPEYLVDGAGTYQMSEVQAKAILDLRLHRLTGLERDKIGDELKEITDAIAEYLAILGSREKLLAVLTNELIEVKTKFGTPRRTEIVNAEFEEDIEDLIQREEMVVTITNSGYAKRVPLDTYRAQRRGGKGRSGTGLKDEDFVTDLFVASTHTPLLCFTSRGIVHKLKVWQLPLGTPQARGKALINMLPLEEGENISVIMRLPEDEEIWDTMDIIFATSKGNVRRNKLSDFRSIRSNGLIAMKLEEEGEKLISVKIAREDDDILLATRLGKAIRFPVDDVRVFSGRTSTGVRGVKLAKDDDEVISMSILTHVEATADERTAYLKMANKLRGADEEGVEFEGGDIDLSEARFKELQEKEQFLLTVTAKGFGKRTSAYEYRLSGRGGQGVTNMSLTAKNGGEMIATFPVTDEHEVMLVSDAGQLIRMPVHDVRFTGRSAQGVTLFKVSEGEKVVSVAWLIREEGDDAAIDGDAAAPANDTDAPVEE